One region of Daphnia pulicaria isolate SC F1-1A chromosome 7, SC_F0-13Bv2, whole genome shotgun sequence genomic DNA includes:
- the LOC124350707 gene encoding BTB/POZ domain-containing protein At1g55760-like isoform X2 yields the protein MTDTSSIKVQEVRNGLYRIHWIFSEVMKKELGEYKEAFHLSGTQSHRIYTINYHIKSATEKNSKQGCKYEYSITVAEKSECQPSRDASSSNPKILDCAYLFMDNKFAHGNEIPLSKITAGKWMMKCVHPTFRENLTLWMDFGADPHLNENVMDVMNGLSEMFHKQILCDIQFELNDGQTIGAHVSILSARSPVFSAMFQSDMVESQTRRVIITDISTEVFRQLLIYLYTGYAPKLEEESMIPPLLEAAEKYGVEILKNQCVDLLLKREWLDFMKTYPELCVLAMQRMASLPC from the exons ATGACTGATACATCGTCAATTAAGGTTCAAGAAGTGAGAAATGGTTTATACCGGATTCATTGGATCTTCAGTGAAGTTATGAAAAAGGAACTGGGTGAATATAAAGAGGCATTTCACCTGTCTGGAACCCAGTCTCATCGAATCTATACAATCAACTACCACATTAAAAGCGCAACTGAAAAAAACTCTAAGCAGGGATGCAAATATGAATACTCCATAACTGTTGCTGAAAAATCTGAATGCCAACCAAGTAGAGATGCATCGTCCAGCAACCCCAAAATTCTTGATTGTGCCTATTTGTTTATGGATAACAAATTTGCACATGGTAATGAAATACCATTAAGCAAGATAACTGCTGGTAAGTGGATGATGAAATGCGTCCATCCGACATTTCGAGAAAACCTAACATTGTGGATGGATTTTGGGGCGGATCCGCACTTAAACGAGAACGTAATGGATGTCATGAACGGACTTTCCGAAATGTTTCACAAACAAATATTGTGTGACATTCAATTCGAGTTAAACGACGGACAAACCATCGGTGCTCACGTTAGCATTCTATCAGCAAGAAGCCCAGTTTTCTCTGCCATGTTCCAGTCTGATATGGTGGAGTCTCAAACTAGGCGAGTGATCATCACTGACATTTCAACGGAAGTCTTCCGCCAGCTGCTCATTTACTTATATACTGGCTATGCGCCTAAATTGGAAGAGGAAAGCATGATTCCGCCTCTTCTTGAAGCTGCAGAAAAGTATGGTGTTGAGATACTCAAGAATCAATGTGTCGACCTTTTGCTGAAACGG GAGTGGTTGGATTTCATGAAAACTTACCCGGAATTGTGCGTGCTGGCTATGCAACGAATGGCCTCACTGCCCTGCTAA
- the LOC124350707 gene encoding TD and POZ domain-containing protein 1-like isoform X1 — translation MTDTSSIKVQEVRNGLYRIHWIFSEVMKKELGEYKEAFHLSGTQSHRIYTINYHIKSATEKNSKQGCKYEYSITVAEKSECQPSRDASSSNPKILDCAYLFMDNKFAHGNEIPLSKITAGKWMMKCVHPTFRENLTLWMDFGADPHLNENVMDVMNGLSEMFHKQILCDIQFELNDGQTIGAHVSILSARSPVFSAMFQSDMVESQTRRVIITDISTEVFRQLLIYLYTGYAPKLEEESMIPPLLEAAEKYGVEILKNQCVDLLLKRVRKENAIKLLIWSHFHSVPSLYDSSMNCVVSHFRELCFMQEWLDFMKTYPELCVLAMQRMASLPC, via the coding sequence ATGACTGATACATCGTCAATTAAGGTTCAAGAAGTGAGAAATGGTTTATACCGGATTCATTGGATCTTCAGTGAAGTTATGAAAAAGGAACTGGGTGAATATAAAGAGGCATTTCACCTGTCTGGAACCCAGTCTCATCGAATCTATACAATCAACTACCACATTAAAAGCGCAACTGAAAAAAACTCTAAGCAGGGATGCAAATATGAATACTCCATAACTGTTGCTGAAAAATCTGAATGCCAACCAAGTAGAGATGCATCGTCCAGCAACCCCAAAATTCTTGATTGTGCCTATTTGTTTATGGATAACAAATTTGCACATGGTAATGAAATACCATTAAGCAAGATAACTGCTGGTAAGTGGATGATGAAATGCGTCCATCCGACATTTCGAGAAAACCTAACATTGTGGATGGATTTTGGGGCGGATCCGCACTTAAACGAGAACGTAATGGATGTCATGAACGGACTTTCCGAAATGTTTCACAAACAAATATTGTGTGACATTCAATTCGAGTTAAACGACGGACAAACCATCGGTGCTCACGTTAGCATTCTATCAGCAAGAAGCCCAGTTTTCTCTGCCATGTTCCAGTCTGATATGGTGGAGTCTCAAACTAGGCGAGTGATCATCACTGACATTTCAACGGAAGTCTTCCGCCAGCTGCTCATTTACTTATATACTGGCTATGCGCCTAAATTGGAAGAGGAAAGCATGATTCCGCCTCTTCTTGAAGCTGCAGAAAAGTATGGTGTTGAGATACTCAAGAATCAATGTGTCGACCTTTTGCTGAAACGGGTGAGAAAGGAGAACGCCATTAAACTGCTAATTTGGTCACATTTTCATTCAGTCCCCTCACTGTACGATTCCAGTATGAACTGTGTGGTCAGTCATTTCCGTGAACTCTGTTTTATGCAGGAGTGGTTGGATTTCATGAAAACTTACCCGGAATTGTGCGTGCTGGCTATGCAACGAATGGCCTCACTGCCCTGCTAA
- the LOC124350707 gene encoding BTB/POZ domain-containing protein At1g55760-like isoform X3, whose protein sequence is MTDTSSIKVQEVRNGLYRIHWIFSEVMKKELGEYKEAFHLSGTQSHRIYTINYHIKSATEKNSKQGCKYEYSITVAEKSECQPSRDASSSNPKILDCAYLFMDNKFAHGNEIPLSKITAGKWMMKCVHPTFRENLTLWMDFGADPHLNENVMDVMNGLSEMFHKQILCDIQFELNDGQTIGAHVSILSARSPVFSAMFQSDMVESQTRRVIITDISTEVFRQLLIYLYTGYAPKLEEESMIPPLLEAAEKYGVEILKNQCVDLLLKRYELCGQSFP, encoded by the exons ATGACTGATACATCGTCAATTAAGGTTCAAGAAGTGAGAAATGGTTTATACCGGATTCATTGGATCTTCAGTGAAGTTATGAAAAAGGAACTGGGTGAATATAAAGAGGCATTTCACCTGTCTGGAACCCAGTCTCATCGAATCTATACAATCAACTACCACATTAAAAGCGCAACTGAAAAAAACTCTAAGCAGGGATGCAAATATGAATACTCCATAACTGTTGCTGAAAAATCTGAATGCCAACCAAGTAGAGATGCATCGTCCAGCAACCCCAAAATTCTTGATTGTGCCTATTTGTTTATGGATAACAAATTTGCACATGGTAATGAAATACCATTAAGCAAGATAACTGCTGGTAAGTGGATGATGAAATGCGTCCATCCGACATTTCGAGAAAACCTAACATTGTGGATGGATTTTGGGGCGGATCCGCACTTAAACGAGAACGTAATGGATGTCATGAACGGACTTTCCGAAATGTTTCACAAACAAATATTGTGTGACATTCAATTCGAGTTAAACGACGGACAAACCATCGGTGCTCACGTTAGCATTCTATCAGCAAGAAGCCCAGTTTTCTCTGCCATGTTCCAGTCTGATATGGTGGAGTCTCAAACTAGGCGAGTGATCATCACTGACATTTCAACGGAAGTCTTCCGCCAGCTGCTCATTTACTTATATACTGGCTATGCGCCTAAATTGGAAGAGGAAAGCATGATTCCGCCTCTTCTTGAAGCTGCAGAAAAGTATGGTGTTGAGATACTCAAGAATCAATGTGTCGACCTTTTGCTGAAACGG TATGAACTGTGTGGTCAGTCATTTCCGTGA
- the LOC124350697 gene encoding speckle-type POZ protein-like: MSSKSMISLQEVRPGLIRIHWDFIGLMSEVGVYKETVCLYRYQLGLTYTITYRLESTGGSLNYLYTVTVEESLCSCACCKLCCNEASDSTIEKFKTLQPNRSSSHVKAPEAEVLRPLYMWLKSAYAECRDMPLQQMSSIKWKVSSEISKTRDLLTLYIDFGTNTLSQRNISNGLAEMFTNQILCDVQFHFNDGQTIGAHAVILSAGSPVFSAMFHLKMLESQTRQVKITDCEAEVFQQLLIHLYTGNAPRLAEENLTQLIYAAADKYGVSTLKGDCVNVLLKRVRVDNAIKLLTWSHFNTIPKLFVTSMKFLVENCREICLQSEWIDFTKNYPDLCVLATQRMVALVPSSTVPSPDN; encoded by the coding sequence ATGTCAAGCAAGTCAATGATCTCGTTACAAGAAGTACGTCCAGGATTGATCCGTATACATTGGGATTTCATTGGCCTTATGAGTGAAGTTGGTGTGTACAAAGAGACAGTTTGTCTGTATCGATATCAACTGGGACTGACCTACACAATCACTTACCGTCTGGAAAGCACAGGTGGCAGTTTAAATTATCTATACACTGTCACTGTTGAAGAAAGTCTGTGTAGCTGCGCTTGCTGTAAACTATGCTGTAATGAAGCATCAGACTCCACCATTGAAAAGTTCAAGACACTGCAACCAAATCGATCATCATCACATGTAAAGGCACCAGAAGCTGAAGTCCTTCGCCCCCTCTACATGTGGCTAAAAAGTGCTTACGCTGAATGCAGAGACATGCCACTACAACAAATGAGTTCAATCAAGTGGAAAGTATCGAGTGAAATCAGCAAGACACGTGATCTTCTCACACTGTACATCGATTTCGGGACGAATACTTTGAGTCAACGGAACATCAGTAATGGGCTGGCCGAAATGTTTACCAATCAAATTCTATGTGacgttcaatttcattttaacgACGGGCAGACGATCGGTGCTCACGCTGTAATTCTGTCAGCCGGGAGTCCAGTTTTCTCGGCGatgtttcatttgaaaatgttggagTCGCAAACTCGGCAAGTGAAAATCACCGACTGTGAAGCTGAAGtatttcaacaacttttgaTTCATCTGTACACGGGCAACGCTCCAAGACTGGCGGAGGAAAATCTGACACAGTTAATTTATGCGGCCGCAGATAAGTATGGAGTGTCAACACTGAAAGGCGATTGCGTCAACGTGTTATTAAAACGAGTAAGAGTCGATAATGCCATTAAGTTGTTGACCTGGTCTCACTTCAACACCATCCCGAAACTCTTCGTAACCTCCATGAAATTTTTGGTGGAAAACTGCCGCGAAATTTGCCTTCAGTCCGAATGGATAGATTTTACCAAGAACTACCCtgacttgtgtgtgttggcCACTCAGCGTATGGTCGCCCTGGTCCCCTCATCGACCGTCCCATCGCCTGACAATTAA
- the LOC124348753 gene encoding speckle-type POZ protein-like, with protein MITEFTEMFNSQHRCDVHFQFNNGKTIGAHILILSARNPVFASMFQSGMFESQTRKLIIIITDIDEEVFRQLLIHLYSGIAPKIQEKNITQPLYIAADKYDIETLKSECIDVLLKKLGVTNAIELFIWSHLHFVPKIFESAMKCLVQNRREICLLPKWLDFVKSHPELSVLVTQRMVNLV; from the coding sequence ATGATCACCGAATTTACTGAGATGTTCAACAGCCAACATCGTTGCGATGTCCACTTCCAATTCAACAATGGGAAAACGATCGGTGCGCATATTTTGATTCTATCTGCACGCAATCCTGTCTTTGCTTCAATGTTTCAGTCGGGCATGTTTGAGTCGCAAACCCGGAAACTGATCATTATCATTACCGACATCGATGAGGAAGTCTTCCGGCAGCTTTTGATTCACTTGTACTCGGGTATTGCAccaaaaatacaagaaaaaaacatcaccCAACCGCTCTACATAGCTGCAGATAAATACGACATTGAGACGCTCAAAAGCGAATGCATCGACGTGTTACTGAAAAAGTTGGGTGTCACAAACGCCATCGAATTGTTTATTTGGTCTCATTTGCATTTCGTCCCGAAGATATTTGAATCAGCCATGAAGTGTCTGGTGCAAAATAGACGCGAAATCTGTCTCCTCCCCAAATGGCTAGACTTCGTCAAGAGCCACCCGGAATTGTCTGTGCTAGTAACACAGCGTATGGTTAACCTGGTATAA
- the LOC124350703 gene encoding speckle-type POZ protein-like, giving the protein MSEIFVQELRRGLFNIHWKFAGSSKKPKKVEQVELCGSQAEQRITISYKEDSKREGGNFNSRYQYTLFVEGSDNSQLSPSSQVVQDMQLVQEQVCGVNKETFVKKESPAKLLKSEMSRPINIWIRSPFIKGKDFPLEKVDSFKWKTVHCINERQDSLILYVDFGTTKKSERNIITGLTEMFNNQQRCDVQFKFINEQTIGAHILILSAGSPVFAAMFQSGMLESRTRQVTITDIDEEVFRQLLIHMYSGSAPKIEKENIAQPLYIAAEKYDIETLKSDCIDVLLKKLDIDNAIEMLLWSHLHFIPKLFENALKFLKQNRRQICHRPQWLDFTKNQPELCAFVTQRMVV; this is encoded by the coding sequence ATGTCGGAGATATTTGTTCAAGAATTGCGGCGTGGTCTGTTCAATATCCACTGGAAATTTGCAGGAAGTTCCAAGAAACCAAAGAAAGTTGAACAAGTTGAGCTTTGTGGATCCCAGGCGGAACAACGAATAACCATATCTTACAAAGAAGATTCCAAAAGAGAAGGAGGCAATTTTAATTCAAGGTACCAATATACCCTCTTTGTGGAAGGAAGTGATAATTCACAACTCAGTCCTAGCAGTCAAGTTGTTCAAGACATGCAACTGGTTCAAGAACAGGTGTGTGGAGTAAACAAAGAAACATTCGTGAAAAAAGAATCACCTGCAAAACTGTTGAAATCTGAAATGTCCCGTCCCATAAACATTTGGATAAGAAGCCCATTCATAAAAGGAAAAGACTTTCCgctcgaaaaagttgattcttTCAAGTGGAAAACTGTACACTGTATCAATGAGCGACAAGATTCTCTTATTTTGTACGTGGATTTTGGCACGACTAAGAAAAGTGAACGAAACATCATCACCGGATTGACTGAGATGTTCAACAACCAACAACGCTGCGACGTCCAGTTCAAGTTtataaatgaacaaacgaTCGGTGcccatattttgattttgtctgCTGGCAGTCCCGTCTTCGCTGCAATGTTTCAGTCGGGCATGTTGGAATCACGAACCCGTCAGGTGACTATTACAGACATCGATGAGGAAGTCTTCCGGCAGCTATTAATTCACATGTACTCGGGCAGTGCaccgaaaatagaaaaagaaaacatcgcCCAACCGCTCTACATAGCTGCGGAAAAATACGACATCGAGACCCTCAAAAGCGATTGCATCGACGTGCTACTGAAAAAATTGGACATCGACAACGCCATCGAAATGTTACTTTGGTCTCATTTGCATTTCATCCCAAAGTTGTTTGAAAACGCCCTGAAGTTCTTGAAACAAAATAGACGCCAGATCTGCCACCGTCCCCAATGGCTAGACTTCACCAAGAACCAACCGGAATTGTGTGCGTTTGTCACACAGCGTATGGTTGTTTAa